One genomic window of Verrucomicrobiia bacterium includes the following:
- a CDS encoding Ig-like domain-containing protein, giving the protein MRLLRSHGTPTDAFAGHTRSDSPHPADRVRRTAFDGIAHSTVAAAALLLVSIASVSAEIPRIAVELDLPSALRLSWPGDAGGVVLEESAELGSRAQWEPASRSPSLIGGRHVVALPASGHGRYFRLRLVGGGLTTLVETSPVDGEDGVSVTRECLLRFSGALSPGTILTLDRFHAEALGRRLLSRVELSSDRRTASLFFLENLPASAQVHVTFDATGVLDEQGLEVDADGDGVPGGVARLRFRTFSTTPIPGTAIHGRVFASEPVPGVGPGASATVRPLQGVTVTVDGAEESLRTTTDATGKFTLDPAPAGRFFVHVDGRTAVGSEWPNGGYYPVVGKAWETLAGHTDNLAGGTGEIYLPWIPSDALRAVSATEDTVVTFPEHVVQNNPALAGVSITIPANTLFANDGTRGGRVGIAAVPPDRLPEPLPPGLAFPIVITVQTDGPSNFDVPIPVRFPNLPDPATGDRLPPGARSALWSFDHDLGRWEIQGPMIVTTDGEYLEPEPGVGIRQPGWHGVQPGSQGVGPEGPPAPDDCHSGGSGCGCPGGPNGLNNTQRGRGRCVVGGGMGAIRGCLLNPFG; this is encoded by the coding sequence GTGCGCCTTCTCCGGTCCCACGGGACCCCGACGGACGCCTTCGCTGGCCACACGCGGTCGGACAGCCCGCACCCGGCGGACCGGGTCAGGCGGACGGCGTTTGACGGGATCGCGCACTCCACGGTTGCCGCGGCGGCGCTCCTGCTGGTTTCGATCGCGTCGGTGTCCGCCGAGATTCCCCGTATCGCGGTCGAACTCGATCTTCCGAGCGCGCTCCGGCTTTCCTGGCCAGGCGATGCCGGCGGGGTCGTGCTGGAAGAGTCGGCGGAACTCGGATCCCGTGCCCAATGGGAGCCGGCTTCCCGGTCGCCGAGCCTGATCGGGGGCCGCCATGTCGTCGCCTTGCCCGCTTCGGGGCACGGACGGTATTTCCGTCTGCGCCTCGTCGGTGGTGGATTGACGACCCTCGTCGAAACGTCGCCGGTGGATGGGGAAGACGGAGTGTCGGTGACGCGGGAGTGCCTTCTACGGTTCTCCGGGGCCCTGTCACCGGGCACGATCCTGACGCTCGACCGCTTTCATGCCGAGGCGCTCGGGCGTCGCCTGTTGTCGCGCGTCGAACTGTCATCCGATCGGCGCACGGCGTCACTCTTCTTCCTGGAGAACCTCCCGGCCTCGGCGCAGGTCCATGTCACCTTCGATGCCACGGGCGTGCTGGACGAGCAGGGCTTGGAGGTGGATGCCGATGGCGACGGCGTCCCGGGCGGGGTGGCGCGCCTCCGATTTCGAACCTTCAGCACCACCCCCATCCCGGGCACCGCGATTCACGGTCGCGTGTTCGCCTCGGAACCGGTGCCTGGAGTCGGTCCCGGCGCCTCCGCCACGGTGCGTCCGCTCCAAGGGGTTACCGTCACCGTGGACGGGGCGGAGGAATCGCTGCGGACCACCACCGACGCGACGGGGAAATTCACCCTCGATCCGGCTCCGGCCGGACGGTTCTTTGTCCATGTGGATGGGCGCACCGCGGTGGGCAGTGAGTGGCCAAACGGTGGCTATTACCCGGTGGTGGGCAAGGCGTGGGAGACGTTGGCGGGTCACACCGACAACCTGGCCGGCGGCACCGGGGAGATCTACCTGCCGTGGATCCCCTCCGACGCGCTGCGTGCGGTCAGTGCCACGGAAGACACCGTGGTGACCTTCCCGGAGCACGTTGTGCAAAACAACCCCGCCCTGGCCGGGGTTTCGATCACGATTCCTGCCAATACCCTCTTCGCCAACGACGGCACGCGCGGGGGACGCGTCGGCATCGCCGCGGTTCCCCCCGACCGCCTGCCCGAACCCCTTCCGCCCGGGCTCGCGTTTCCCATTGTGATCACCGTGCAGACCGACGGGCCGAGCAACTTCGATGTTCCTATTCCTGTCCGCTTTCCGAACCTGCCCGATCCGGCCACCGGCGATCGGTTGCCGCCGGGTGCCCGCAGCGCGCTTTGGAGCTTCGATCACGATCTCGGGCGATGGGAGATCCAGGGCCCCATGATCGTCACGACGGATGGCGAATACCTGGAGCCGGAACCCGGGGTTGGGATCCGGCAGCCCGGCTGGCATGGCGTCCAGCCAGGTTCCCAGGGCGTCGGTCCCGAAGGTCCGCCGGCCCCCGACGACTGCCACAGTGGCGGTTCCGGTTGCGGATGCCCGGGTGGACCGAACGGACTGAACAACACTCAACGGGGCCGTGGACGGTGCGTGGTGGGGGGAGGCATGGGGGCGATTCGAGGCTGCCTGCTGAACCCCTTCGGTTGA